A single genomic interval of Aedes aegypti strain LVP_AGWG chromosome 1, AaegL5.0 Primary Assembly, whole genome shotgun sequence harbors:
- the LOC5577932 gene encoding protein chibby homolog 1: MPIFTKKFAPKVAPPRTARLNIGCPPQQEDLDEFRNIRLNLLDKQLCFVDGVWMSAAAPGGGSSGMTAALPFNASTIDDLLRMKRRLKTLEQENNLYQVKLDVLLDLLTENVIELSAIKGQ; encoded by the coding sequence ATGCCAATTTTTACGAAAAAGTTTGCCCCGAAAGTGGCTCCTCCGCGGACGGCACGGCTCAACATTGGCTGCCCGCCCCAGCAGGAAGACCTGGACGAGTTCCGCAACATCCGGCTGAATCTGCTGGACAAGCAGCTGTGCTTCGTGGACGGAGTTTGGATGAGTGCTGCGGCACCTGGAGGCGGCTCTTCGGGCATGACGGCGGCCTTACCTTTCAACGCCTCCACCATCGATGACCTGCTTCGGATGAAACGGCGCCTGAAAACTCTCGAGCAGGAAAACAATCTCTACCAGGTGAAGTTGGACGTGCTGTTGGACCTGCTGACGGAGAACGTAATCGAGCTGAGTGCGATAAAAGGTCAATAA